The Xanthomonas rydalmerensis genomic interval AGGGTCCACACCGGATCGGTCACCGGCGCGGCGTGGGTATCGATCTTCAGGCCGCTGGCGGCGTCGTCGCGGTGACCGGCGACGTGGTACGAGGCGATGCGTGCGCTGGGCATGGCGGCGAGAAAGGCCAGCGCGTCGTCGCCGTGGTTGCTGGCGTTGACGTGCACGTTGTTGACGTCCAGCAGCAGGTCGCAGTCGGCCTCGTCCAGCACCGCGGCCACGAAGGCGGCTTCGCTCATCGCCTGGCCGGGCGCGGCGTAGTAGGAGACGTTCTCCACCGCGATGCGCCGGCCAAGCGCGTCCTGCACCTGGGCGATGCGTGCGCCGACATGGCGCACCGCTTCGTCGGTGAACGGCAGCGGCAGCAGTTCGTAGAGTTGGCCGTCGTCGGCGCTGTAGCTGAGGTGTTCGCTGTACAACGCGACCCGGTGCCGGTCGAGGAAGTGCCGGGTCTGCAGCAGCAGGGTGGTGTCCAGCGCGGCCACGCCACCGAGCGACAGCGACAGGCCGTGGCAGCTGAGCGGATGCCGCGCGCTCAGCGTCTGCAGCAGTTCCCCGGGACGGCCGCCGACGCCGATCCAGTTGTCCGGCGCGCATTC includes:
- a CDS encoding HvfB family MNIO-type RiPP peptide maturase encodes the protein MAASEPSPLAAASAGLGLRRGLLPELLQAPTDAFDFLECAPDNWIGVGGRPGELLQTLSARHPLSCHGLSLSLGGVAALDTTLLLQTRHFLDRHRVALYSEHLSYSADDGQLYELLPLPFTDEAVRHVGARIAQVQDALGRRIAVENVSYYAAPGQAMSEAAFVAAVLDEADCDLLLDVNNVHVNASNHGDDALAFLAAMPSARIASYHVAGHRDDAASGLKIDTHAAPVTDPVWTLLAAAYRLHGVRPTVLERDGQFPPLGELLDEVQRIRSAQAQAPSA